The DNA segment CCACTCCGGTTCGGGAATCGACGGACAGTCGTGGAACTCGAAGCGTGCGCCGCCGCTCTCGCCGTCAGTGACCGAGACCCACCACCCGTTCGAGTCGGCGATCTCCTCGACGATAGCCAGCCCGGTTCCGGTCCTGTCGTTGCCCGTGCTGTATCCGTCTTCGAAGACGCGGTCCCGTTCGTCCGGCGCGATGCCGGGACCGTTGTCGGCGACGTAGAACCCGTCGTTGGTCGTCCCGACGTGGACCGTCAGCGGTTCGGACGGTGTTCGGCCGTGCACGAGCGCGTTCTTGAACAGGTTCTCCAGTAGCGGCCGGAGATCCGATTCGCGAGCGAGGACCAGGGCAGACTCCGGGGTATCGATCTCGAGAGAGACGTTCGGCTCATCGTGAGTGAGGCGGTCCCAGACGGACATCGCGACCGACGCGAGCTCGGTTCGATGGACGGTCGTCTCGACGTCGCCGCCCTCGGCCACGTCCGAGAGGTCGTCGATGAGCTCGTCCATCCGTTCGAGCGCCTCTTCGACCCGCGATAACGCCGACTCGTCACCGGTCTCTTTCGCGAGTTCGAGGTGCCCGTTTGCGACCACGAGCGGGTTCTTCAGGTCGTGTGCGAGATACCGCGCGAGCTGTTCCGTGCGGGATCGCTCCGTCTGGGGCCCGCGTGTTTCCCGCTGCCCGACCGGCGTTCGATAACCGATCACTCCCAGTGGTCGCCCCTCACTGTCAGTCCACGGTATCTGTGCGTGTTCGAACCGTTCGCCGTCGGCTCCGAGTTCGAGGACCTCGTCGACGACCGGCTCGCCCGAGGAGAGTACCCGGCGGTCGATCCGGTCCCACTCGGTCCCGAACGCGTCTTTATCGTCCAGTTCCGTCTCGGTCTCTCCGAGTACGCGTGACGGTGTGGTATCCTCCGATCCCGGGTCGTATTTCAGGTACGTCCCCGCCGAATCCTTCAGAAACGTTGTCCGATCGAGTCCCGAAAGCAGCGAGTCCAGAGCGTCGTGTGCCAGCGAATCCGACAGCCGATCGAGATATCGATCGACCGCCCGCTCGGTCGTGCCGGGGAGGTCGTCCGTCTCCAGGACCAGCGTCACGTAGCCGGATCGACTCGCCGCGATCACATCGGGGTCGAGTTCACCCAGGTGGACGAGCAGTTCCGGCCTCGTGCCCGGGGTGTCGGCCTCGGTCGCGAGTTCCCGCGGATCGATCTCCTCGTCGGGACCGACCCGCGGATCGTCAGCCGAGAGAACCACACAGGCGACGTGGCGCTTCCGGGCACGATCCGGTAGCTCCGCCGGAGCGACCGTCTCGACCCGGGAGTCTACTCCCGGAGCGATCGTCTCCCGCCGTCGCTCTGCCTGCTCACCCGACCCTGTGATCAACACGGTCAGCTCGCCCGCCAGGAACCGTCGAGCGAGATGCACGAGATAGCAATTAGATATATAAGACAATAAAACATGTAGGTGTGTATTCGCCCACGCGACCATCGAAAAATCGCCCGGGTCAGATCGCGAACTCGTAGAGTTCGTCGCCGACGTGGTGGATCGAGTCGACTACCTTGCCTTCCTCGCCGACCATCTCCGATCCCGCGACGCGGGCGCGTCCGATCGCGAGCACCTTGCCGTGGGTCTCCTCGGCGATAGCGACCAGGTCACCGGCCTCGATGCTGTCGTCGGCTTCGACGATCCCGGGCCGCATCACGTCCGCGCCGTCGGAGACAAAGGAGATCGCGCCGGCGTCGACGGTCACGACGTTGCTCCGGGGTTCGTACTCGTTGGCGCCCTTGACCGTCAGGAACGGCTCGGGGTCCGAATCGTCCCCCTCGACGTACAGTACGGCCGGTTCACCGTCGACGAGGACGACGTCCCAGTCGCTGTCCTCGAACTCCACTTTCTCGAAGGTCTCGGCTTCGATCTCGACGCCGAGCGTCTCGGCGACGGCATCGGTAATCTCGCTGATCGCGTCGGCCCTGAGATGATGTCGAGATTTGACATCCATACGAAAGCGTTGCCGTCGGCAAATATAAATCGAGCGCTCGCGCAGCCGACATATCCCGACTACGCGAGGACAGGTGTCGAAACGCCTACCTACCGGGTGGACGTATCGACTGGCATGACCGACGAGGAGTCCGCCCAGGCCGAAGCCGGAACCGCGGAAGGCCAGGGTCCCGTGGAGATCGACGAGGAACTCGCCCGCCATCTGGAGAACAAGCGCGACGAACTGTTCGAAAAATTCGACATTCGCGACGCTTTCCCACCTGCGGTACTCGACGAGGCCGAGGAGCGCACGACTGACGTCCAGGAAGAGATACAGGACGAGATCGACGAGCGCCGTGACCTGCGTGATCTGACTGCCTTCACGGTGGATCCGATCGACGCCCAGGACTTCGACGACGCCGTCTCGATCGACGTTCGCGACGACGAGATTGTCCTGTGGGTCCACATCGCCGACGTAACTCATTATGTCAATCCCGAGACGGCGATGTGGGACGAGGCCGTCGAGCGCGGGAACACGGTCTACCTGCCGGCCTACACGGTCCACATGCTCCCGCCGATCCTCGCCGAGACCGTCTGTTCGCTGGTCCCCAACGAGGATCGGCTCGCCCACACCGTCGAGATGCACCTCGATCCCGAGAATCTCGGCTACGAGAACATCGAGATCTACAAGTCCGTCATTCGGAGCGACGAACGACTCACCTACACGCAGGCCGAGAACCGGCTCGACGACCCGGACGCGGACCTGCACGACGAACTCTCGGCGGTCTGGGAACTGGCCGACGAGATGCACGAACAGCGCAAGGAGGATGGCTCGCTGGTACTCAACCCCGCCAGGGACCGCGCCCACACGATCATCGAGGAGTGTATGCTCAAGGCCAACAAGGCCGTCACCCACGAACTCATGTGGGACCGCGGGGTCGAAGCGATGTACCGGGTCCACCCCCAGCCCGCCCCCGAAGAGTGGGACGAAGCCCTCCAGGAGATCCAGGACCTGGACGGTGTCTCTATCCCCGGGAGTGCCTGGGACGACCCCCGGAAGGCCGTCAACGCGACGCTCGAACAGGCGCCGGGCCGCCAACTGGACAAGATCCAGTGGGCCGTGATGAAAGTGATGCCCCGGGCGAAGTACATGAACGACCCCTTCGGCGGCCACCACGCCCTGAACTTCGAGATCTACGGCCACTTCACCTCGCCGATCCGCCGACTCTCCGATCTGATCAACCACTGGATCGTCTACACTAACGACGTACCCGAGGACCTGGTCGCGCTCTGTGACCGCGCTTCGGAGCGCCAGCAGAAAGCCGAGAAATGCGAGCGCGAGTACAAGAAATTCCTCGAGGAGGTCGGCCTCGACCCGTCGGCGGTCAACAACCGCGGTATCGAGGTCATCGAGGAGTAACCGGCCGCCTGCTTGCCGGGACGTCCCTCTTCCGTCGTACCGTTCTGGGTGGTTGTCACGGTGTCAACGAGCGGCCGGCGAACCTATAGAATATCTGTCTTAATATATTTAGAAATTATCTGCAGATAGTCGACTACGACAGCATGTTAGTTTGGAGAAACAGTTCCGTGTGTTTGGAGAACTATCTCGACACAAGATTTTAAACGGGGGAAAACGAATTCTAAATTGGGAGGTGTGCCGAGCATGGCTACGAGAGATAAGGCCGTCGAATCGGCTGATAGACGAGCGAGCGCGCCGACGACTGGACCTGATTTGAGTCGGTACGACGTCATCCTCGTAGCCATCCCGCTGGCCTTTCTGGCCGCACTATTGACCGGACAGATACTTTCGTTGCCGATGCAGGCCACGGTCGTTGTCGGTGCAGCTCTGGGTGCGCTCGCAGTCGTCGACGCGTTGTTCGTGAACCCCCCGAAACAGGGACGACGGACGCGCTGACGGCCACCCAAACCATTGGGGCACGCACCTTATGCTGACACTCCGCTTAGGTATGCGCAAGATTGCAACAAAACTGTCTCAAGATAGCGCCGTACTCTGTGCCGATTTCTGTCAGCCAAAGAGCTAACTGTGTGTCGGCCTCAACTCAGGGTAACCCCATTCGATCTCGATGTTAGACGACAATATCACTACCAGTAAGGAGATCCACAAGCGGACCGGGAAGACGTTCTACTACGCGACGAGACTGCTTCCCGAGCGGATCCGCAAGCCGACCTACGTCCTCTATGGCTTTTTCCGGATCGCCGACGAAGTCGTCGATCAGGCTGACGGGCTCCCCTCGGAGGAACAGTACGAGCGCCTGGAGTCGCTCCGGGCGAAAGCGCTGGGGGAGCAGCGGGCGGAGGACGACGTGCTCGCGGCGTTTCAGTCGCTGCGCGAGCAGACGGAGATCCGAGACGCTGACGTGAACGCCTTCCTCGATGCGATGGAGCAGGACATCGAGACGGACCGCTACGAGACCTACGAGGACCTGGAGGCGTACATGCGCGGCTCAGCTGTCGCCGTCGGCAACATGATGCTGGACGTGATGGATCCCGACCAGAAGGAGACGGCACGACCGCAC comes from the Halapricum desulfuricans genome and includes:
- a CDS encoding sensor histidine kinase, producing MHLARRFLAGELTVLITGSGEQAERRRETIAPGVDSRVETVAPAELPDRARKRHVACVVLSADDPRVGPDEEIDPRELATEADTPGTRPELLVHLGELDPDVIAASRSGYVTLVLETDDLPGTTERAVDRYLDRLSDSLAHDALDSLLSGLDRTTFLKDSAGTYLKYDPGSEDTTPSRVLGETETELDDKDAFGTEWDRIDRRVLSSGEPVVDEVLELGADGERFEHAQIPWTDSEGRPLGVIGYRTPVGQRETRGPQTERSRTEQLARYLAHDLKNPLVVANGHLELAKETGDESALSRVEEALERMDELIDDLSDVAEGGDVETTVHRTELASVAMSVWDRLTHDEPNVSLEIDTPESALVLARESDLRPLLENLFKNALVHGRTPSEPLTVHVGTTNDGFYVADNGPGIAPDERDRVFEDGYSTGNDRTGTGLAIVEEIADSNGWWVSVTDGESGGARFEFHDCPSIPEPEWEPAAGESLSLTDITDVGSVEQPGSASYDESADAWTVTGDGRDIWHDQNDFTFVHTTVEGPVRIEATIGDIDASGPFSKAGLMLRESIQADASHGYVGQNAERNVELLWRETADGLTSGSHLSGEEPRRMRIDRVGDRLTCSIAGPGAQWYAIDQRRIDLDSQVAVGLAVCSTVPNRTSTAVFEDVAVRRLDPGDYSESSSSSS
- a CDS encoding RNA-binding protein; this encodes MDVKSRHHLRADAISEITDAVAETLGVEIEAETFEKVEFEDSDWDVVLVDGEPAVLYVEGDDSDPEPFLTVKGANEYEPRSNVVTVDAGAISFVSDGADVMRPGIVEADDSIEAGDLVAIAEETHGKVLAIGRARVAGSEMVGEEGKVVDSIHHVGDELYEFAI
- a CDS encoding RNB domain-containing ribonuclease, with the protein product MTDEESAQAEAGTAEGQGPVEIDEELARHLENKRDELFEKFDIRDAFPPAVLDEAEERTTDVQEEIQDEIDERRDLRDLTAFTVDPIDAQDFDDAVSIDVRDDEIVLWVHIADVTHYVNPETAMWDEAVERGNTVYLPAYTVHMLPPILAETVCSLVPNEDRLAHTVEMHLDPENLGYENIEIYKSVIRSDERLTYTQAENRLDDPDADLHDELSAVWELADEMHEQRKEDGSLVLNPARDRAHTIIEECMLKANKAVTHELMWDRGVEAMYRVHPQPAPEEWDEALQEIQDLDGVSIPGSAWDDPRKAVNATLEQAPGRQLDKIQWAVMKVMPRAKYMNDPFGGHHALNFEIYGHFTSPIRRLSDLINHWIVYTNDVPEDLVALCDRASERQQKAEKCEREYKKFLEEVGLDPSAVNNRGIEVIEE